A stretch of the Pirellulales bacterium genome encodes the following:
- a CDS encoding glycoside hydrolase family 32 protein — protein sequence MRFLQIVLLLLASCNLARAEDRPDIVLADFEGDDYGVWRSEGEAFGTAPARGTLPNQMAVSGFLGQGLVNSFRGGDATQGTLTSPPFAVERRYINLLVGGGHHPTETSVDLVVDGRVVESATGPAAGGGNEHLDWQSWDVQDLAGKQAVIRIVDRNTGGWGHVLVDQIVQSDRRLAAEPASRDMPVTAHYLNLPVRTGAPPRHVRFTVDGRTVREFDIELADAITSTTKSVAAPLKMQPKIPPGAISLWGPTDVSVFRGKTLRIEVDALPKGSQALELATIDDEPRVLAPIYHEKQRPQFHFTAPRGWLNDPNGLVYSAGEWHLFYQHNPYGWNWGNMHWGHAVSDDLVSWRELPIALSPRRYGDWCFSGSAVIDHDNTSGFKKGDGDLLVLAYTSTGRGECIAFSNDAGRTWTEFDGNPVVKHQGRDPRLVWHAPTKRWVMAIYDETDSKRWIAFYTSSDLKIWEFASRIEGFFECPDLFEIASDDDETVARWVLYGADGKYVLGQFDGRVFTPDTEKQQLWHGNFYAAQTFSDAPDNRRVQIGWGQGITFPGMPFNQQMTVPVELTLRSTSAGPRLFAWPVDELESLRSTLHAFGDVRVSPDENPLEDITGELFDIEAEIDLGDVHECGFTVRGVPVTYNVERHELSCGAHKAPLLPADNVIRVRLLADRGSIEIFGNSGEMALSSAAAPAAENRTLAFFTRGGRARLRSVTVYELRSAW from the coding sequence ATGCGATTTTTGCAAATTGTCCTTCTTCTCCTGGCGTCCTGTAATCTTGCGCGCGCTGAAGATCGCCCCGACATCGTCCTGGCCGATTTCGAGGGGGATGATTACGGCGTCTGGCGCAGCGAAGGCGAAGCGTTCGGCACCGCGCCGGCGCGCGGCACGTTGCCCAACCAGATGGCGGTCAGCGGATTTCTCGGCCAAGGGCTGGTAAATTCCTTTCGCGGCGGTGATGCCACGCAAGGAACGCTCACTTCGCCCCCCTTTGCGGTCGAGCGCCGGTATATCAACTTGCTCGTCGGCGGTGGGCATCACCCCACCGAGACGAGTGTCGATCTGGTGGTCGATGGTCGCGTCGTCGAAAGCGCCACCGGCCCCGCCGCGGGGGGCGGAAATGAACACCTGGATTGGCAAAGCTGGGACGTCCAGGATTTGGCGGGCAAGCAGGCGGTGATTCGGATTGTCGATCGCAACACGGGCGGCTGGGGGCATGTGCTGGTCGATCAAATCGTACAAAGCGATCGTCGCCTGGCTGCCGAGCCCGCCAGCCGCGACATGCCCGTCACAGCGCACTATTTGAACCTGCCGGTGCGGACCGGCGCGCCGCCACGCCACGTACGTTTTACGGTCGACGGACGAACGGTGCGAGAATTCGATATCGAACTTGCCGATGCCATAACGTCGACCACGAAATCGGTCGCCGCGCCGTTGAAAATGCAGCCGAAGATTCCTCCAGGCGCAATATCGCTATGGGGGCCGACCGATGTTTCGGTATTCCGCGGCAAGACCCTGCGTATCGAGGTCGACGCCCTTCCGAAAGGCTCGCAGGCACTGGAACTGGCAACGATCGATGACGAACCACGCGTGCTAGCGCCAATCTATCACGAAAAGCAACGGCCGCAGTTTCACTTCACCGCGCCGCGCGGCTGGCTCAACGACCCGAACGGCCTGGTCTACTCGGCCGGCGAGTGGCATTTGTTCTACCAGCACAATCCCTATGGCTGGAATTGGGGCAACATGCACTGGGGGCATGCGGTCAGCGACGACCTAGTCTCGTGGCGCGAATTGCCGATCGCACTCTCTCCGCGCCGCTACGGCGACTGGTGTTTTTCCGGTAGCGCCGTGATCGATCACGACAATACCTCCGGCTTCAAGAAGGGGGACGGCGACCTGTTGGTGCTGGCGTACACCAGTACCGGCCGCGGCGAATGCATTGCCTTCAGCAATGACGCCGGCCGCACGTGGACGGAGTTCGACGGCAACCCCGTCGTCAAGCATCAAGGGCGCGACCCGCGCCTGGTATGGCACGCGCCGACCAAACGTTGGGTGATGGCCATCTATGACGAGACCGACTCCAAACGCTGGATCGCGTTCTACACGTCCTCGGATTTGAAAATTTGGGAATTCGCCAGCCGCATCGAGGGGTTCTTCGAATGCCCCGATCTTTTCGAGATCGCCAGCGACGACGATGAAACGGTCGCCCGTTGGGTGCTGTATGGCGCCGACGGCAAGTACGTGCTCGGTCAGTTCGACGGTCGCGTATTCACGCCGGACACCGAAAAGCAACAACTGTGGCACGGCAACTTCTACGCGGCGCAGACGTTCAGCGACGCGCCCGATAATCGCCGCGTGCAGATCGGTTGGGGACAGGGAATCACATTTCCCGGCATGCCGTTCAATCAACAGATGACGGTGCCTGTGGAGTTAACATTGCGTTCGACGTCGGCAGGCCCGCGACTATTTGCCTGGCCGGTCGACGAGCTGGAATCGCTGCGGTCGACGTTGCACGCCTTCGGCGATGTCCGCGTGTCGCCCGACGAGAATCCCCTGGAAGACATCACGGGTGAGTTGTTCGACATCGAGGCCGAGATCGATCTGGGGGACGTGCACGAGTGCGGCTTCACGGTCCGCGGCGTGCCGGTAACTTACAACGTTGAACGGCACGAACTGTCGTGCGGTGCCCATAAGGCGCCGCTGCTGCCCGCCGATAACGTGATCCGCGTGCGATTGCTGGCCGACCGTGGCTCGATCGAGATCTTCGGCAACTCGGGCGAGATGGCCCTGTCGAGCGCCGCGGCCCCGGCTGCCGAGAATCGTACCCTCGCGTTCTTCACACGCGGCGGCCGGGCGAGATTACGTTCAGTAACGGTCTACGAACTGCGCTCAGCGTGGTAA
- a CDS encoding dicarboxylate/amino acid:cation symporter, whose protein sequence is MNPQESNTAAVEETKPTAARRRWPLHTRILIGLLIGAVCGAVANYFRDSLPMDKVLEWTDTIGRLFLRLVFMIVLPLVVSALALGVLELGDLRRLGRVGARTLLFTFILSATSVAIGLGLVNLIQPGKRLSEEQRIELLAHYSKDVESAEKKAEAAKSLSNTLLDIIPENPLQEMVGALDGSSKGNGMLAVMFFALMLGIALAMSPERTRPLVSVLEGVFDVSMVIIGLAMKLAPYCVACLVFGITARQGPEVLATLFWFVATVVLGLSIQMFVVYSLVLVGVARRNPWQFFRDISDAALTAFGTSSSNATLPISLRVAREKLRLPPEISRFVLTVGATGNQNGTALYEGVVVLFLAQVFNQDLTVAEQFKVVLMSILAGVGTAGVPGGSIPLIMVVLRSVNVPPEGIAVILGVDRLCDMCRTVLNVSGDLVLATCVAGEETADISIDAAPPAS, encoded by the coding sequence ATGAATCCGCAGGAATCTAACACGGCCGCGGTTGAAGAGACGAAGCCAACCGCCGCGCGGCGTCGCTGGCCGCTGCACACACGCATTCTGATCGGTCTGTTGATTGGCGCGGTTTGCGGCGCGGTCGCGAATTACTTTCGCGATTCGCTGCCGATGGACAAGGTTCTCGAATGGACCGACACGATCGGCCGCCTCTTCCTGCGGCTGGTGTTCATGATCGTGCTGCCGCTTGTGGTTTCCGCGCTGGCACTCGGCGTGCTCGAACTGGGTGATCTGCGGCGACTCGGACGTGTGGGCGCGCGAACGTTGCTGTTCACTTTTATTCTTTCGGCCACTTCGGTCGCGATCGGGCTGGGACTGGTGAACCTTATCCAGCCAGGCAAGCGGCTCTCCGAGGAGCAACGCATCGAGTTGCTCGCGCATTATTCGAAGGACGTCGAATCGGCGGAAAAGAAGGCCGAAGCGGCGAAGTCCTTGTCGAACACGTTGCTGGACATCATTCCGGAGAATCCGCTGCAAGAGATGGTCGGCGCCCTGGACGGTAGTTCGAAGGGAAACGGCATGCTGGCCGTGATGTTCTTCGCGCTCATGCTGGGTATTGCCCTGGCGATGAGTCCGGAACGCACGAGGCCGTTGGTCAGCGTGCTCGAAGGCGTTTTTGATGTCAGCATGGTCATCATCGGATTGGCCATGAAGCTAGCGCCCTACTGCGTAGCTTGCCTGGTCTTTGGCATCACGGCGCGACAGGGTCCCGAGGTACTGGCTACGCTCTTCTGGTTCGTGGCGACGGTCGTGCTGGGGCTGTCGATCCAAATGTTCGTCGTTTATTCGCTCGTGCTGGTCGGCGTAGCGAGGCGCAATCCCTGGCAGTTCTTTCGTGATATTTCCGACGCCGCGCTGACCGCCTTCGGCACGTCTTCGTCGAACGCGACATTGCCGATCTCGCTGCGCGTAGCGCGCGAGAAGTTGCGGCTACCGCCGGAGATTTCGCGGTTTGTGCTGACCGTTGGCGCGACGGGCAATCAAAACGGTACGGCGCTCTACGAAGGCGTGGTCGTGCTCTTTCTGGCCCAAGTCTTCAACCAGGATTTGACGGTCGCCGAGCAGTTCAAGGTCGTACTCATGTCGATCCTGGCCGGTGTGGGCACCGCGGGAGTGCCAGGGGGCTCGATCCCGCTGATCATGGTCGTCTTGCGCAGCGTCAACGTCCCGCCCGAGGGAATCGCCGTTATCTTGGGTGTCGACCGTCTGTGCGATATGTGCCGGACGGTGCTGAACGTCTCGGGCGATTTGGTGCTGGCCACGTGCGTAGCCGGAGAAGAGACCGCGGACATCTCAATCGATGCCGCACCACCGGCTTCCTAA
- a CDS encoding DedA family protein: MEFLKYLIDLVLHFDDHLLQFIADYDKWTYLILFLIIFCETGLVVTPILPGDSLLFAAGAFAAMGKLNIALLFFLLGAAAVLGDAVNYAIGNFMGPKVLQRDGRFLKRKYLERTHQFYERYGGKTIILARFVPIVRTFAPFLAGVGSMSYSQFAKYNIAGAVLWISLCLFLGYGFGNVEWVQKNFEVVLLAIVVISVLPAAFEAWRVWRHGDGNPQAAGVPNARDSES; this comes from the coding sequence ATGGAATTCCTGAAATATCTGATCGATCTGGTCCTGCACTTTGACGACCATCTGCTGCAATTCATCGCCGATTACGATAAATGGACGTACCTGATCCTGTTCTTGATCATTTTTTGTGAAACTGGCTTGGTCGTGACACCGATCCTGCCCGGTGACTCGCTGCTATTCGCCGCCGGGGCCTTCGCGGCCATGGGCAAGCTGAATATTGCGTTGCTCTTTTTTCTCTTGGGCGCGGCGGCTGTCCTGGGTGACGCCGTGAACTACGCGATCGGCAATTTCATGGGTCCCAAAGTGCTGCAGCGCGACGGACGCTTCTTGAAGCGAAAGTATCTCGAACGGACGCACCAGTTCTACGAACGTTATGGTGGCAAGACGATCATCCTGGCCCGGTTCGTCCCCATCGTCCGTACCTTCGCGCCGTTTTTAGCCGGCGTCGGGAGCATGTCGTATTCGCAATTCGCCAAATACAACATCGCCGGCGCCGTGCTGTGGATTTCCTTGTGCTTGTTCCTCGGCTACGGTTTCGGAAATGTTGAGTGGGTGCAGAAAAACTTCGAAGTCGTGCTGCTGGCGATCGTCGTCATCTCGGTGCTTCCGGCCGCGTTCGAGGCCTGGCGCGTCTGGCGACATGGCGACGGCAATCCGCAGGCGGCCGGGGTGCCCAACGCCCGAGACTCGGAATCCTAA
- a CDS encoding metallopeptidase family protein has translation MQEFVDLAQRVIGELGDPFKHWLENVVVDVQIEPTREMLEDVGLDPDEETLLGLFTGLAVTEQEYGEHAANQILLFKRPIEEVCRSRAEVAYEIRRTLIHELAHHFGYSEEDLAEYEARQSPFDHDEGEPG, from the coding sequence ATGCAGGAGTTTGTCGACCTCGCGCAGCGCGTGATCGGCGAACTGGGTGATCCTTTCAAGCACTGGCTGGAAAATGTCGTCGTAGACGTCCAGATCGAGCCCACGCGAGAAATGCTCGAGGACGTCGGGCTCGACCCGGACGAAGAAACGCTGCTGGGCCTGTTCACCGGCCTTGCCGTGACCGAGCAGGAATACGGCGAACATGCCGCGAACCAGATACTGCTGTTCAAACGTCCCATCGAAGAGGTCTGCCGCAGCCGGGCAGAGGTCGCGTACGAAATCCGCCGCACGCTGATTCACGAACTGGCCCATCACTTTGGGTATTCGGAGGAGGACCTGGCGGAGTACGAGGCGCGGCAGAGCCCTTTTGATCACGACGAAGGCGAACCCGGCTGA
- a CDS encoding methyltransferase domain-containing protein, giving the protein MPTPTDATTDSSRPAQTWDASLYDARHSFVYKAAAGLLELLAPQPGEKILDLGCGTGPLTARIAESGAKVQGLDASADMIREAQRNFPALDFRVADARTFTVAEPQDAVFSNAVLHWVHPPADAVRAIAAALRPGGRFVAEFGGRGCVARMIAAVNEALAGADVKRQWFFPSVGEYTPLLEAHGFEVRFATLFDRPTPLDEGGEGLRNWLRMFAGAYFSALDETRREAAFQAVENRLRDELWQDDRWVADYRRIRFVAVKLS; this is encoded by the coding sequence ATGCCTACACCAACCGACGCGACTACTGACTCTTCCCGACCCGCGCAAACCTGGGATGCATCGCTCTACGACGCACGCCATTCCTTCGTCTATAAGGCAGCCGCCGGCCTGTTAGAGCTGTTGGCTCCTCAGCCGGGCGAGAAGATCCTCGACCTGGGCTGCGGCACCGGTCCGTTGACGGCGCGAATCGCGGAGAGCGGAGCCAAGGTGCAGGGGCTCGATGCATCAGCCGATATGATTCGCGAAGCGCAGCGAAATTTTCCCGCGCTCGACTTTCGGGTCGCCGACGCGCGGACTTTCACCGTCGCCGAGCCGCAGGACGCGGTGTTCAGCAATGCCGTCCTGCACTGGGTGCATCCCCCGGCGGATGCCGTTCGCGCGATTGCCGCGGCGCTACGTCCTGGCGGGAGATTCGTCGCCGAATTTGGCGGGCGCGGCTGCGTAGCACGCATGATCGCTGCGGTGAACGAAGCCCTGGCCGGCGCCGACGTGAAGCGACAGTGGTTCTTTCCCAGTGTCGGAGAGTACACGCCGCTACTGGAAGCTCACGGTTTCGAAGTTCGTTTTGCGACGCTATTCGACCGTCCCACGCCACTCGATGAAGGGGGTGAGGGATTGCGCAATTGGCTGCGGATGTTCGCCGGCGCGTATTTCTCGGCCCTCGACGAGACGCGGCGCGAAGCGGCCTTTCAGGCAGTCGAGAATCGTTTGCGTGACGAACTGTGGCAGGACGATCGCTGGGTTGCAGACTACCGGCGCATCCGCTTCGTCGCCGTGAAGCTATCGTGA
- a CDS encoding redoxin domain-containing protein: MATGAVVGNLAPDFDLPSTSAAGRSRLADYRGRWLVLIFYPRDFSLVCPTELSAIGARLAEFQKQGCDVLGLSADTLDSHRRWIATPKAQGGLQGLSYPLASDVEGSTCRNYGVFLETQHVALRGLFIIDPNGVLQFQVVHNLSVGRRTEEILRVLAALQTGGLCAENWSPGETTIEPAQRQLGPGSVLSHYRLEEQIGSGAFASVFRALDTTLHRRVALKVLKLESGMTVGAILAEARIAAALNHVNVCTVYSVDSSEGVPVIAMEYLAGRPLAKIIEDGPMVVEQCANLAQQVAAGMAAAHASGTAHGDLKPANIFVTDTGVVKVLDFGLSHRSLPPLKPEDTTEILGAGSGGMAGTPCYMSPEQADGERPSPAADVFAFGATLYEMLVGVRAFDGDNVLQVLNRIRNVDADALAQRLAPPFSSIVRRALTPDPQLRDITMREIADELATWTQA; the protein is encoded by the coding sequence ATGGCAACCGGCGCGGTGGTAGGGAACCTTGCCCCCGATTTTGATTTGCCGTCGACGTCGGCCGCGGGTCGAAGCCGTTTGGCCGATTATCGCGGCCGCTGGCTGGTGCTGATCTTTTATCCGCGCGATTTTTCGCTGGTGTGTCCGACCGAACTCTCAGCGATCGGCGCCCGCCTCGCGGAATTCCAAAAGCAAGGGTGCGACGTGCTAGGCCTTAGCGCCGACACGCTCGATTCGCATCGCCGCTGGATCGCTACGCCAAAAGCACAGGGAGGCCTGCAGGGACTGAGCTATCCACTGGCCAGCGATGTCGAAGGGAGCACGTGTCGCAACTACGGCGTGTTCCTGGAAACGCAACACGTGGCCCTGCGCGGCTTGTTCATCATCGATCCCAACGGCGTCTTGCAGTTCCAGGTCGTTCACAATCTCAGCGTGGGGCGCCGGACCGAAGAGATCTTGCGCGTGCTTGCGGCCCTGCAAACCGGTGGGTTGTGCGCCGAAAATTGGAGCCCCGGCGAAACGACGATCGAACCTGCGCAGCGACAGTTGGGGCCAGGCAGCGTGCTGTCGCACTATCGGCTGGAAGAACAGATCGGCAGCGGCGCTTTCGCCTCGGTATTTCGTGCGCTGGACACGACGTTGCACCGTCGCGTAGCCCTTAAAGTGCTGAAGCTCGAAAGCGGCATGACCGTGGGAGCGATCCTGGCCGAGGCACGAATCGCCGCGGCACTAAACCACGTCAACGTCTGCACGGTATATAGCGTCGATAGTAGCGAAGGGGTGCCGGTGATCGCCATGGAGTACCTGGCTGGCCGGCCGCTGGCCAAGATCATCGAAGATGGACCGATGGTCGTCGAGCAGTGTGCAAACCTTGCGCAACAGGTCGCCGCCGGGATGGCCGCGGCACATGCCAGCGGCACGGCGCATGGTGATCTGAAACCGGCCAATATCTTCGTGACCGACACGGGGGTCGTGAAGGTGCTCGATTTCGGCCTGTCGCATCGCAGCCTCCCGCCGTTGAAGCCCGAGGATACGACCGAAATCCTTGGCGCCGGGTCGGGCGGAATGGCAGGCACGCCGTGCTATATGTCCCCCGAACAAGCCGACGGCGAGCGGCCTTCTCCGGCTGCCGACGTCTTCGCATTCGGCGCGACCCTGTACGAGATGCTCGTTGGCGTGCGCGCCTTTGATGGCGACAATGTCTTACAGGTATTGAACCGCATTCGTAACGTCGACGCGGACGCGCTGGCCCAGCGATTAGCGCCACCTTTTTCATCCATCGTGCGGCGCGCGTTAACCCCTGATCCGCAATTGCGCGACATCACAATGCGTGAAATTGCCGACGAGCTTGCGACATGGACGCAGGCGTAA
- a CDS encoding GNAT family N-acetyltransferase, with product MTPKILVREAIIDDVGRIVEFNRQLALESEEKDLDPAILTLGVERALSKPEMCRYFVAVLGTEVVGQTMITYEWSDWRNGVFWWIQSVYVHPRYRGGGVFRALHDYISTLAKAAPDVCGLRLYVDQQNHTAMATYRRLGMAPSGHLLYESDCSGVVKPVAKPHSSP from the coding sequence ATGACACCCAAAATCCTTGTTCGCGAGGCGATCATCGACGATGTGGGCAGGATCGTCGAATTCAATCGCCAACTGGCGCTTGAGTCCGAAGAGAAGGACCTCGATCCGGCCATTCTTACGCTCGGCGTTGAGCGCGCCTTGAGTAAGCCGGAAATGTGCCGCTACTTTGTCGCCGTCCTCGGCACCGAGGTGGTCGGCCAGACGATGATCACCTACGAATGGAGCGACTGGCGCAACGGCGTGTTTTGGTGGATTCAAAGCGTTTACGTACATCCGCGCTATCGGGGCGGCGGTGTCTTCCGCGCTTTGCACGATTACATCAGCACGCTTGCCAAGGCCGCCCCGGACGTCTGTGGGCTGCGACTTTACGTCGACCAGCAAAATCACACCGCGATGGCGACCTATCGTCGCCTGGGAATGGCGCCATCAGGACACTTGCTCTACGAAAGTGACTGTTCGGGCGTCGTGAAACCCGTAGCAAAGCCGCACAGCAGCCCCTAG
- a CDS encoding NUDIX hydrolase, whose translation MTETSAPPRTLVVGEFLELVREGHWEFARRTNSPGAVVIVPVTTDGCLVLIEQYRIPVHCRVVELPAGLIGDSQDDADETVESAARRELLEETGYDALDLREVTSGPPSAGMASEVVTFLLATRLERRGAGGGVQSEQITVHTVPLPRVPRWLDERRDEGSLVDPKVYAGLFFAERFVTGHVGPA comes from the coding sequence ATGACCGAAACATCAGCCCCTCCCCGCACGTTGGTCGTGGGTGAATTCCTCGAGCTTGTCCGCGAAGGGCATTGGGAGTTCGCTCGCCGTACAAACTCGCCGGGCGCCGTTGTCATCGTGCCTGTCACGACTGACGGTTGCCTGGTACTCATCGAGCAATATCGGATCCCTGTTCATTGCCGCGTGGTGGAACTGCCTGCCGGTTTGATCGGCGACTCGCAAGACGACGCCGATGAAACAGTCGAAAGCGCGGCCCGCCGTGAACTGCTGGAAGAAACCGGCTACGACGCGCTGGACCTGCGCGAGGTGACCTCAGGTCCTCCGTCGGCCGGCATGGCGTCCGAGGTCGTGACGTTTCTGCTTGCCACCCGGCTCGAGCGGCGCGGCGCCGGCGGGGGAGTGCAAAGCGAGCAGATCACGGTTCACACAGTTCCACTGCCGCGCGTGCCGCGTTGGCTGGACGAGCGGCGCGACGAGGGAAGCCTGGTCGACCCCAAGGTCTATGCCGGACTATTCTTCGCCGAGCGCTTTGTTACCGGTCACGTCGGCCCGGCCTAG